The DNA window AGCAAAGCGTTCATCGCATGGAATGCGGCTTGTGCGGAGGACGTGCGGAGCCTGTCCGCTCTTCTCGTTTATTTCGCGTTCACCAGGAGAAGTAGTACATGACGTTCACAACTAAATGACACGCACCAGTTCAAAAGGTTACAAATAAAGTGTTGTGCGAATATCGATTCACCATGCCGACGGAGAGGAGCGTAAAAAATCCGTAGTTTTGTCCGACAGGAGGATTCCCGTTTGAACCAGTTACTTGCGCCCGCAGAATCGAAGCTGATCGTCGATTTCGTATTGAGCGTCGTGTTCTCACTGCTGATCGGCATCGAACTCAACAATCGCCTCGGCGAAGAAGAACGCTCGAAAGTCTTCGGCACCGACCGCACCTTCGCCTTCATCGGCACGCTCGGCTTCATCCTCTATGTCATTACCCCTGGAAGTCTGACGGCCTACCTGACAGGCTTTTGTATGATCGGCGGGCTGTTGGCGGTGTATTATTTCCTGCGGTCGCAAAACCAACAGACGTACGGCATCACTGCGATCGTGCTTGCATTCGTCGTGTACGTACTGCCGGCATTTATCATCACACAGGAGCGCTGGTTCTCGCTGTTAGTGATCGTGATTGTCATGACGCTCTCGGAGATCAAGCCGCAGATCAAAGCGTTCTCCTCGAAGATCCTCAGCGGCGAGTTTCTGACACTCTCGAAGTTTCTGGTGATCACCGGCGTAATCCTGCCTCTCGTGCCGGACCGCGAGTTCATCCCCTACATTGCCATCTCGCCGCACAAACTCTGGCTTGCCATCGTCGTGATCTCGAGCATTTCGTACATCAGCTATCTCGTCCGCAAGTTCATGTTTCCGAATGCCGGACTGTTGCTCAGCGGCGTACTCGGCGGACTCTACAGCAGCACGGCAACGACATTTATCCTCGCCAAAAAATCGAAAGAGGTACCGGGCAGCCGGTATGAATACACTGCGGCGATCCTTGCGGCAAACACGATGCTCTTTCTGCGAGTCTGGATTATTATTGCGATCTTCAATCAGCCGCTGGCATCCGAGACGGCGCCGGTCTTTGCCGCAATGATCCTCGTTGGCACTGTCGCGACATACTTCATGCACCGAAAGATCGAGCCGACAGTCGTTAACACCTCCTCGACGGGCATCATCGACAGCAACCCGCTCGAACTGCGTGTTGCGATCCTCTTCGGCGGGTTATATATGATTTTCGCGTTGCTGACAAGTTATGTTATCGCAACGTACGGGAGCTTGGGCCTGACCGTTCTTTCCTATATCGTCGGACTCACCGACATCAATCCGTTTATCATCAACCTCTACCAAACACATGCGACCACCCTGCCGGCCGCAGTCATTGCAACCGCAACGATCAACGCGGTGGCCGGCAACACGCTCTTGCATGGAGTGTACTCGCTGCTCTTATGTGCGAAGGAATTACGGCGTCCGCTGATGATCGGATACGTCGTGCTTGTAGCGACCGTGCTCGGCGCTTCGATCGTGGTGGGTGTATTGTGGTCCTGATGCAATGCGCGCTCAGACTTCCTGGGTCTGGCGCTGCTGCTCTTTGACGAGATTGCGATACGAGAACTTCCCGCGTTCGACCATGCGGATCTGTGCCTCGTCACGCGGTACGACCGATGCCGCATCGTCCGTCACATGATAAATATCCCCGTTGCGAGTATCGAAAACCCGGACATTCGTCGCAGCAGGCGAATAGATGTGCAGCCCGACGTAGGGTTCGTCGGAAGTAACATTCGCCAGCGAATGGATCATATCCTTCGGCAGGCGCATGTGCTGGCCGTTCTTGATCGTCGACTGTTCGTAGAGTTCGAGCGTGTCGCCATTGAAGCGGTAATCGAAATGTTCGACCTCGCCGCTGCATCCATAGACGACACCTTCTGCATCGCCGTGATCGTGGGCATCGCACCAGCCGTTTCGCGGCCAGCAACCGATGATCATTTCGTACTTATCGTTGAGGCGAAGGATCGTCCGTCCGTATGGCATGCTTGTATCGGCGAGTGCCACGACTTCCTCGGGCGACGGCAGGTTCTCGAGCAGGATGCGCTCGAGTGTTCCCACGGAATAGTCGGGTGCGTTATCGAGAGCGTGCGCAAGCGTTTCGATCGTAGCGGCCATAGAATGAGTGCAATGAAAGTATTCGAACGAAGATACAATGGTTTTCGAGGAAGCGTTTCCGCGATGCTGTCACGCAGTGTCCGATGGTCGTTCATCGGTTGGCCGGTAATCGCGGTGATGAATGGCCCCTACTCCGCTCTGTGCATCGAAGAGAACGGACTGCTCCGCGGTTCATCGATGATCGGGCGCGAGAGTACATCGGGTCGTTCGACACCGAGTGCGTCGTACATCTGTCCGAGGTGCATACGAAACAGCTCGTCGAAAAGCCCTCTGTCTTCGGCATAGTGATCGTCGCCAAACCACCAGAACCAGTCGCTTCCCTCGGCTTGCAGTAATGCGGTCCGTGCCTGTGGATAATTTGCGGACGCTCGGTCCGCTGCCGCGAGTACCTCTCTCGCGGCGGCGAGATATTCCCACGCGGTAT is part of the Bacteroidota bacterium genome and encodes:
- a CDS encoding DUF4010 domain-containing protein, whose translation is MNQLLAPAESKLIVDFVLSVVFSLLIGIELNNRLGEEERSKVFGTDRTFAFIGTLGFILYVITPGSLTAYLTGFCMIGGLLAVYYFLRSQNQQTYGITAIVLAFVVYVLPAFIITQERWFSLLVIVIVMTLSEIKPQIKAFSSKILSGEFLTLSKFLVITGVILPLVPDREFIPYIAISPHKLWLAIVVISSISYISYLVRKFMFPNAGLLLSGVLGGLYSSTATTFILAKKSKEVPGSRYEYTAAILAANTMLFLRVWIIIAIFNQPLASETAPVFAAMILVGTVATYFMHRKIEPTVVNTSSTGIIDSNPLELRVAILFGGLYMIFALLTSYVIATYGSLGLTVLSYIVGLTDINPFIINLYQTHATTLPAAVIATATINAVAGNTLLHGVYSLLLCAKELRRPLMIGYVVLVATVLGASIVVGVLWS
- a CDS encoding cysteine dioxygenase family protein, with the translated sequence MAATIETLAHALDNAPDYSVGTLERILLENLPSPEEVVALADTSMPYGRTILRLNDKYEMIIGCWPRNGWCDAHDHGDAEGVVYGCSGEVEHFDYRFNGDTLELYEQSTIKNGQHMRLPKDMIHSLANVTSDEPYVGLHIYSPAATNVRVFDTRNGDIYHVTDDAASVVPRDEAQIRMVERGKFSYRNLVKEQQRQTQEV